Part of the Nitrospirota bacterium genome is shown below.
TCCAACGCATAGAGCGTCTGCCCCTTCTTGAATAGGGGAGTATCCGGGGAATTCAGGTACTTGGGATTCCCCTCGCCAAGGATACGCCCGCCAAAACCGACGACCCGCTTGCGCAAGTCCGTAATGGGGAACATCACGCGTGCGCGAAAACGGTCGTAGGACCCGGAGGCCTGCTCCCGCGCGATCGTCAATCCCGCAACGGCTAAATCATCCGGAGAAAAACCCTGCTTGCTCAGCGCCCTGACGAGCCCGTCCCATTCAGCCGGCGCACAACCGATTTCAAACCGTTCGATCGTCCCGGCCTGAATACCACGGCTGGCCAAATAGTCCCGCGCCGTCGCGCCGGTCGCACTGTCCCGCAAATTCTGCTGAAACCAAGCCGTCACCGCACGATTAAGCGGTTCCAGGCGGCTCGCCTGCGCCGCCTGAGGCCCAGAACTAGGCCCGCTGTCCGGCACATCGATCCCGAGTTTCTGCCCGAGCTCACGAACCGTCTCAGGAAAGTTCGCGCCGGTAATCCGCATCAAAAACGTAAACACGTTGCCGCCCGCGCCGCAGCCAAAACAATGAAAAATCTGGCGGGAAGGACTGACGGTAAAGGAGGGCGACTTTTCCTGATGGAAGGGACAGAGACCTTTCAGGTTCTGGCCTGCCCTGGTCAGACTCACATGATGTCCGACCACCTCGGCAATATCGGCCCGATCTCTGACCTGATTGATCACATTTTCAGAAATCAAACCTCGGCCCACGGGAGTCGCGGCTCCTATTCCCCCACCTGCACCGGCGAGGAAGGTAAACGTAAGTGGTCGAAAAATTGAACGTTCAGGGTAACAGACGGGGAAGAAACCTGTCAATGTGGTGAAACTACGTTAGCCGGGAGGCCAGGCGAGATGGCGCCCGCCCAAGACATGAAGATGGAGATGAAATACGCTTTGGCCTCCGTGAGACCCGGTGTTAACGACGACCCGGTACCCGGACTCGGCAATCCCCTTCAGTTTCGCGACCTTACTGCCAACCAGCAGCAGCCGTCCGAGCAGCTCAGCATCAGAATCTTGCAGCTCAGCCAGCGAGACCACATGTTTTCGGGGAATGACCAGCGTATGGATCGGCGCCTGAGGATTGATATCGTCAAATGCGACCACCAGATCGTCCTCATAGACGAGGGGTGCCGGAATAGTCCTCGCGACGATTTTGCAAAAGAGACAGTCGCTCACGGGGCAGTTTCTTTTCTCAAGCCGGACTTCCCGAACCGGGTCGCCAACTCCTGATAAATTTCTTGCGGCGTGATGCCATGGTATCCCAGCGCCACCAGGGTATGGAACAGGAGATCCGCCGTTTCATAGACGATCTCCTCCTTCTTCCCACCCTTCCCGGCAATCGCCACCTCTCCTGCTTCCTCGACGACCTTTTTCAAGATGCGATCGACCCCGCCTTCCAGCAACTTGGAGGTGTAGGACTCGCTCGACGGCTGCTGTTTCCGTTCTTGGATCATCTGATAGAGGCGCTCAAGAATTCCACCCCAGGACTCTGACGTCTTCGTCTCAGGCGAATCCAGCCGGGAGAAGAAGCAGGACCGTTCTCCCGTATGGCAGGTCGGACCGACCGGCTCGACCTTCACGAGGAGGGCATCGCCATCACAATCGAAAAACAAGTCCTTGAGCTGCAGCTTATGGCCGGAGGTCTCGCCCTTCTCCCATAATGCCTTGCGCGAACGGCTCCAGAAATGCACCGACTTGGTCTCGATGGTCTTCTGCAAGGCCTCCTGGTTCATGAAGGCGACCATCAGCACCGTGCCATCCCGCCAGTCCTGCACGACGGCCGGAATCAGCCCCTGCCCATCGAATTTCAATTTCCCTATATCCATCATCGAACCGCCACTCCCTTCTGACGAAGATAGGCTTTCGCCTCAGGAATCGTGTGAGTCCGGAAGTGGAAAATCGACGCGGCCAGGACCGCATCCGCCTTGCCCCTGACGAATCCGTCATAGAGATGGTCCAAATTCCCCACGCCTCCGGATGCAATCACCGGAATCGAGACGGCTTCCGACACGGTAGCCGTCAGCGCAAGGTCATAGCCCTGCTGTTGCCCGTCTTGATCCATGCTCGTGAGCAAGATCTCGCCTGCTCCATACTGGGCCATCTGCTTCGCCCATTCGACGACATCCAGACCGGTCGCCTTGCGGCCTCCGTGGGTGAAAACTTCCCACCCGGTTGCCGGAGCAGGGCGATGCTTGGCATCGATCGCCACGACGATACATTGCGTCCCGAATCGCTCCGCCGCTTCCTTCACAAATTCAGGCCGCTGAACCGCCGCCGTATTGATGCTCACCTTATCGGCTCCCGCGTTCAAGAGAGCCCTGATGTCCTCAAGCGTCCGCACGCCCCCTCCAACGGTCAAAGGCATAAACACCCGTGCCGCTGTCTGCTCGACCACATCCAAAATGGTCTTGCGATTTTCATGGGAGGCCGTGATGTCCAGGAAACAGAGCTCATCGGCTCCTTCGCGGTCGTAGGCCGTGGCCACTTCGACCGGGTCTCCCGCATCGCGCAAATTCACAAAGCTCACGCCCTTCACGACGCGGCCGTCTTTGACATCGAGACAGGGAATAATACGTTTGGTCAACATGGCAGCTCGTGAAACGTGAAAGGCAAAACGTAAAATCAGCCTGGGATCCCTTACGCCAGACCCTTACTGAGGGCCAAGAGCCGCGACTGCGGTCCGATAGTCTAACTTGCCATCGTAAAGGGCCTTCCCGACAATCGCACCTTCGACCCTTGGACCGAGCGCCTGCACGGCCAGCAAATCTTCGACGCGAGAGATTCCGCCGGAAGCGATCACGGGGAAGGACGACAACTCGACCATCTCCCGCAAGGCCGCCAGATTCGGCCCGCCCAACATGCCATCGCACGCAATGTCCGTATAGATCACGGCGCCCAAGGCATGGCCCGCCAGCTCCTGGAGCAGATCGGTCGCCTTGGTCTCCGAGACCGAGGTCCAGCCCTTGACCGCCACCTTCCCGTCCCTCGCATCCAATCCCAACAAAATCTGACGAGGAAACTCCAAACAGGCCTTCTCCAGAAACGACCGATCGGTCAAGACAACGGTGCCAAGCACAACCCGGCTCACACCGGCGCCGAGATAACGGCGCACGGTTTCGATCGACCGGATTCCTCCCCCCACCTGCACCTTCACGCTCACGGTGCGGATGATCGCTTCGATCTGGGGAAGATTGCGCGGCTCACCCTCCACCGCTCCGTTCAGATCCACCACATGGATCAACGTTGCGCCGCCCTGCTGCCATTGCCTCGCCATAGCCGGCACGTCATCGGAATAGACCGTTTCGGCCGCCATATCGCCCTGCCGCAACCGCACACAGCGGCCATCTTTTAAATCAATCGCAGGAATCACGAGCATAGAAAAAACCGTCCCTGTTAACGTTCCCCTGCCGTGCCAAACGGAAACTCGAGGAGCATATGGTCAACCCCGTAGCCCGCCAGCTCATCTGCTGTGACGAACATGCCCCAACGCTCAAAAAATCCCAGCATGTCTTCAATCATCGGCCTCTGCCGCTCGTAGTAGTTCCCTTCCCAGAGCACTTGCCCGTCCGCCGCGACCAGCTTGGCTTCAAACCCCACTGTAGCCGGGGGATTGGCGCCAAAGCGACCACCGACTCGTTCCTGATAGACCAGTACCTGACCGATCAGCGCAGCATCTGCCTTAAGTTGTTTCGCCACCGTCACGGCCTGTGCCGGACCAGCGGGAGATTGCACCGCCTGGGATGCCAAGACTTTCGCTGCCTCGCCAGGCGACAGCACCGTCACGCCCTGCCGGGACTTCAACCGGCTCCAAAGCAACTGTGTGACCGTGCCCCCCGCGCCGATCGGCACGATGGAGGTCTGACTCCGAAGCTGTTCCATTTGCGGCGGCACCGCGAGCGCCATATCAGACCGACGGGCCCCGGGCGGGGCCGAGAAGGTCTGAGCGACGACATCCCTCACCTGTGGCGTCGTCAGCGTCGTAAACGGGACCAGCGCAATGGTGCGCACCTGATAGCGCGGCAATTCCGCAGACGACTTCGAGGTCACCTTGGACCCGCTACAGCCGGCCGTTGCCAACAGAGCCAATCCCACCAAGGCCATCGACCATCCCTTGTTGTTCATCATGCTCATTTCCATGATCCAAAATTGTTGATCAACTGTAACCCGACGGCCTGACTCTTTTCAGGATGGAACTGACAGGCCACCACATTATCCCGCCAGATGCTCGACACAAACGTTGTCCCGTAATCCGTCGTGGTTGCCGCCACGGTCTTATCAGAGGGATCGACATAAAAGGAATGGACAAAGTACCAGTAGGACCCGTCAGAAATTCCGTCGAACAAGGGACAGGGCTTCTCCATCGTCACGTTGTTCCAGCCCATATGCGGCACCTTCAACCCCTGGCCCGCAGGAAAACGCCTGACCTTGCCGGGAATAATGCCGAGCCCCTTATGAGTTCCGAACTCCTCGCTCTCCTCAAATAACAATTGGAGTCCCAGGCAGATTCCCAGAAATGGTTTCCCCGATTGAATCGCGGCGCGAATCGGCTCTGCCAGCCCATACCGTTCAACATTGGCCATGCAGTCGCCGAAAGCTCCAACCCCAGGCAACACCACATGACTCGCATTCCCGATCATGAGCGGGTCACGAGTCACGACCGCCTGATGCCCCACCGCCTCAAAGGCCTTGGAGACACTGCGGAGGTTGCCCATGCCATAATCGATAATCGCAATCATAGCCGCTCTCTAGCAGGTTGCTGAAAAAGTCCGCCAGCTTCGTTCTCGCATCGTTCAGACCCTCAACGTACCCTGAAGGGTACGCCTCGGATCTTCACTCGCTGCAGCCTTGCTGGACGGCATTTTTGAGCAGCCTGCGGAACATTCTCCGATGTGGAGCAAGACCGGACCGTCGAAATACCGGGCTCTAAGCCCTTACGCTCCTAGTCTGGCCGTAAGACCGTAACCATACCGCAACTGCTGCCGTCCTGCCACTGTCAATCTACAGAGCCTACCTGCGCCCCACAGTCTCAGACCGCTCGTAAAACAAAAGGGGCAGGCTCCTTTTCAGAAACCTGCCCCTGTAGACCAACATATGTCGACCGCTCGCTTCGACTTACAGCAGCCCCTTCGTCGAGAGAACCTTTCCTGCCAACCGCTCTTCCGGCGTCGTAGCCTGATCGAGCGCCTTGGCTAAGGCCTTGAAGATAGCTTCCATGATGTGGTGCGGATTGCGGCCATACATCAGATTCACATGCAAGTTGAGCCCGGCATGGGTGACGAAGGCCTGAAAAAAGTCTTCGAACAAACCGAGGTCGAAGGCTTTGATCTTCCGGTCCGGCAACACCACGTTATAGACGAGGTAGGGCCGGCCGCTGAGATCGACCGTGACCTGCGCAAGGGTTTCGTCAAGCGGAGCCGAGGCAAACCCGAACCGCTTGATCCCCGCTTTTTCACCCAAGGCCTGATGTAGAGCCTTGCCCATAACGATTCCGACGTCCTCCACCGTGTGGTGTTCGTCGATATCGATATCGCCCTTGGCCTTGACCGTCAGATCGAAGAATCCATGCTTGGCCAACAACTCCAGCATGTGGTCGAAGAACCGGATACCGCTGTCGATCTTCCCTTGGCCGCTGCCGTCCAGCGCCCAGGAAACCTGGATATCGGTTTCCTTCGTGGCCCGATGGATCGTCGCCTGCCGATGAGTCACAGTTTTCTTCATGAGAACCTGCTTTGGGCTGATTTTGCGTGGGCGTCGAACCCTTCCATGTGGGCCAATCGAACGAGATGATCTTTCACCTTGCTCAGCTCCTCTTTCGTATAGTGCACGATGTTGCTGACTTTGAGGTAGTCGTGAACGGACAAAGCCGAAAAGAAGCGCGCGGTCCCGCCGGTCGGCAAGACGTGATTCGGACCTGCCACATAATCGGCCACAGAGGGGGGCGTATACCGGCCCAGGAACAGAGCCCCGGCATGGCGGATCTTCTCTAAATAATCGAAGGGCTCGTCCACCGAGAGGGTCAAATGTTCCGGGGCAATCTCGTTGGCCACATCGATGGCTTCGTCCATCGTCGTCACCACGAAGGCCACCGCATGGCGCGC
Proteins encoded:
- the hisB gene encoding imidazoleglycerol-phosphate dehydratase HisB, which encodes MKKTVTHRQATIHRATKETDIQVSWALDGSGQGKIDSGIRFFDHMLELLAKHGFFDLTVKAKGDIDIDEHHTVEDVGIVMGKALHQALGEKAGIKRFGFASAPLDETLAQVTVDLSGRPYLVYNVVLPDRKIKAFDLGLFEDFFQAFVTHAGLNLHVNLMYGRNPHHIMEAIFKALAKALDQATTPEERLAGKVLSTKGLL
- the hisA gene encoding 1-(5-phosphoribosyl)-5-[(5-phosphoribosylamino)methylideneamino]imidazole-4-carboxamide isomerase, with translation MLVIPAIDLKDGRCVRLRQGDMAAETVYSDDVPAMARQWQQGGATLIHVVDLNGAVEGEPRNLPQIEAIIRTVSVKVQVGGGIRSIETVRRYLGAGVSRVVLGTVVLTDRSFLEKACLEFPRQILLGLDARDGKVAVKGWTSVSETKATDLLQELAGHALGAVIYTDIACDGMLGGPNLAALREMVELSSFPVIASGGISRVEDLLAVQALGPRVEGAIVGKALYDGKLDYRTAVAALGPQ
- a CDS encoding histidine triad nucleotide-binding protein; this encodes MSDCLFCKIVARTIPAPLVYEDDLVVAFDDINPQAPIHTLVIPRKHVVSLAELQDSDAELLGRLLLVGSKVAKLKGIAESGYRVVVNTGSHGGQSVFHLHLHVLGGRHLAWPPG
- the hisF gene encoding imidazole glycerol phosphate synthase subunit HisF, with translation MLTKRIIPCLDVKDGRVVKGVSFVNLRDAGDPVEVATAYDREGADELCFLDITASHENRKTILDVVEQTAARVFMPLTVGGGVRTLEDIRALLNAGADKVSINTAAVQRPEFVKEAAERFGTQCIVVAIDAKHRPAPATGWEVFTHGGRKATGLDVVEWAKQMAQYGAGEILLTSMDQDGQQQGYDLALTATVSEAVSIPVIASGGVGNLDHLYDGFVRGKADAVLAASIFHFRTHTIPEAKAYLRQKGVAVR
- the hisIE gene encoding bifunctional phosphoribosyl-AMP cyclohydrolase/phosphoribosyl-ATP diphosphatase HisIE, which encodes MMDIGKLKFDGQGLIPAVVQDWRDGTVLMVAFMNQEALQKTIETKSVHFWSRSRKALWEKGETSGHKLQLKDLFFDCDGDALLVKVEPVGPTCHTGERSCFFSRLDSPETKTSESWGGILERLYQMIQERKQQPSSESYTSKLLEGGVDRILKKVVEEAGEVAIAGKGGKKEEIVYETADLLFHTLVALGYHGITPQEIYQELATRFGKSGLRKETAP
- the hisH gene encoding imidazole glycerol phosphate synthase subunit HisH, producing MIAIIDYGMGNLRSVSKAFEAVGHQAVVTRDPLMIGNASHVVLPGVGAFGDCMANVERYGLAEPIRAAIQSGKPFLGICLGLQLLFEESEEFGTHKGLGIIPGKVRRFPAGQGLKVPHMGWNNVTMEKPCPLFDGISDGSYWYFVHSFYVDPSDKTVAATTTDYGTTFVSSIWRDNVVACQFHPEKSQAVGLQLINNFGSWK